The following proteins come from a genomic window of Sphingosinicella flava:
- a CDS encoding redoxin domain-containing protein: MLTTGSCCPEARFRTSSGSWIRLKDFRGQKLILFFCPADEAECVSEIEDFALLARSFSRCGAWIMGVLPNRVGARRLMQGSDIKLVEDAERSASTCFSVWLNGGAPARGTAPATFFYDRDGRLCHIWRNAPLSGHASKVLEAAESFK; encoded by the coding sequence ATGTTGACGACCGGCAGCTGCTGTCCGGAGGCCAGATTCAGAACCTCATCGGGCAGCTGGATCCGCCTTAAGGACTTTCGAGGACAGAAGCTCATCCTCTTCTTCTGCCCGGCCGACGAAGCGGAATGCGTCTCCGAAATTGAGGATTTCGCGCTCCTTGCTCGGTCGTTCAGCCGGTGCGGAGCCTGGATAATGGGCGTGCTGCCAAACCGAGTGGGGGCGAGGCGGCTCATGCAGGGGAGCGACATCAAGCTCGTCGAAGATGCCGAAAGGTCGGCGTCCACATGTTTCTCGGTCTGGCTGAATGGCGGCGCTCCGGCGCGCGGTACGGCGCCTGCCACCTTCTTCTACGATCGCGACGGACGGCTCTGCCACATCTGGCGCAACGCGCCGCTCTCCGGTCATGCCTCAAAGGTGCTGGAAGCTGCGGAGAGCTTCAAATGA
- a CDS encoding family 1 glycosylhydrolase translates to MANRSRNVEANTSSRPSPFFIFATGIENSCPTIDGGRTRFDQMEASRHYDLWSLDFDLVQSLGIHFLRYGPVLHRTWLGPNRYDWSFTDATFASLFARDLIPVADLCHFGVPDWIGNFQNPDFPTLFPSYAQAFAARYPWVQFYTPVNEMFVCALFSARYGWWNEQMRSDRAFVTALKHIVSANVLASKAILEVRPDAIFIQSESTEYFHALFPDAAPAAEKFNARRFLPLDLNYGHEVDAATYQFLLDNGMSQEEYRAFRTAGIRHHCILGNDYYPSNEHFVTPDEEVHDAGEIFGFDEIARQYYDRYKIPLMHTETNVDEGCSGDEAVKWLHKQWANVLRVRDNGIPIVGFTWYSLIDQVDWDSLLRTKAGTVNRRGLFDMDRNIRPVGRAYKKLIARWEEVLPAQSACLTVPFVLPSEYDEPMERRRRDWIRKQHDRWFRA, encoded by the coding sequence ATGGCGAACCGGTCCCGCAACGTGGAGGCCAATACCTCCTCGCGACCGAGCCCGTTCTTCATCTTCGCCACGGGCATAGAAAACAGCTGCCCGACCATCGATGGCGGGCGGACGCGCTTCGATCAGATGGAGGCGAGCCGCCACTATGACCTATGGTCCCTCGACTTCGATCTCGTGCAAAGCCTCGGCATCCACTTCCTGCGTTACGGCCCTGTGCTTCACCGGACGTGGCTCGGCCCAAATCGTTACGACTGGTCCTTTACGGATGCCACCTTCGCCAGCCTTTTCGCGCGCGACCTGATCCCGGTTGCCGATCTTTGCCATTTCGGCGTTCCCGATTGGATTGGCAATTTCCAAAACCCCGATTTTCCAACTCTATTCCCGTCCTACGCGCAGGCTTTCGCCGCCCGCTATCCCTGGGTGCAATTCTATACGCCCGTAAACGAGATGTTCGTCTGCGCTCTGTTCAGCGCAAGATACGGCTGGTGGAACGAGCAAATGCGTTCGGATAGGGCTTTCGTGACGGCGCTCAAGCACATCGTCTCGGCCAACGTTCTGGCGAGCAAGGCCATCTTGGAAGTCCGGCCCGACGCCATCTTCATCCAGTCGGAATCGACCGAGTATTTCCATGCCTTGTTTCCCGACGCGGCGCCTGCCGCGGAGAAGTTCAATGCTCGGCGTTTTCTTCCGCTTGACCTTAATTACGGCCACGAAGTGGATGCCGCGACCTACCAATTCCTTCTTGATAACGGCATGAGCCAAGAGGAGTATCGCGCCTTCCGCACCGCGGGCATTCGCCATCATTGCATCCTCGGCAACGATTATTATCCGAGCAACGAGCATTTCGTGACGCCCGATGAAGAGGTGCATGACGCGGGCGAGATATTCGGGTTCGATGAGATCGCCCGGCAATATTACGACCGGTACAAGATCCCGCTGATGCACACCGAGACCAATGTGGACGAGGGGTGCTCCGGGGACGAAGCGGTGAAATGGCTGCACAAGCAATGGGCCAACGTCCTTCGGGTTCGCGACAATGGCATCCCGATCGTCGGCTTCACCTGGTATTCGCTGATCGATCAGGTCGATTGGGATAGTCTGCTCCGCACCAAGGCCGGGACGGTCAACCGGCGGGGCCTGTTCGATATGGACCGGAATATCCGGCCGGTCGGACGCGCCTATAAGAAGCTGATCGCACGGTGGGAGGAAGTGCTGCCCGCGCAGAGCGCCTGCCTGACCGTGCCCTTCGTTCTTCCCAGCGAATATGACGAACCCATGGAACGGCGCCGCCGCGACTGGATCCGGAAGCAGCACGACCGCTGGTTCAGGGCTTGA
- a CDS encoding NAD(P)-dependent alcohol dehydrogenase, translating into MDKMKAAIFIEPGQIILGEKPVPDVGPLDALLRITTTTICGTDIHILKGEYPVQSGLTIGHEPVGIIEKLGSEVKGFQEGQRVITGAITPSGYSNASLYGCGAQCGAGTPHGWKHMGGWRFGNTIDGAQAEYLRVPDAMANLAVVPDELTDEQVLMCPDILSTGFGGAESGGIRIGDTVAIFAQGPIGLCATAGARLMGASRIFAVEAVPERAAISHKMGADHVIDFSKDDPVEMIMELTDGRGVDVSIEALGRQETFEGALRVLRPGGTLSSLGVYSSDLKIPLDAFAAGLGDNKIITTLCPGGKERMRRLLAIVKGRRVDTSALVTHHFTLDEIEAAYDLFGHQRDGVLKVAIKP; encoded by the coding sequence ATGGACAAGATGAAGGCGGCAATCTTTATCGAGCCCGGACAGATCATCCTCGGCGAGAAACCCGTGCCCGATGTGGGACCGCTCGACGCGCTTCTCCGCATCACGACCACGACGATCTGCGGCACGGATATCCATATTTTGAAGGGCGAATATCCTGTCCAGAGCGGCCTCACCATCGGTCACGAACCGGTCGGGATCATCGAAAAGCTCGGATCGGAGGTGAAGGGTTTTCAGGAAGGTCAGCGGGTCATCACCGGCGCAATTACGCCTTCGGGCTATTCAAACGCCTCGCTCTACGGCTGCGGCGCGCAATGCGGCGCGGGAACGCCCCATGGCTGGAAGCATATGGGCGGCTGGCGGTTCGGGAACACGATTGACGGCGCGCAGGCGGAATATCTGCGCGTGCCCGACGCCATGGCCAACCTCGCTGTCGTGCCGGACGAGCTGACTGACGAGCAGGTGTTGATGTGTCCGGACATTCTGTCGACCGGCTTTGGCGGCGCTGAATCCGGCGGGATTCGCATCGGCGATACGGTGGCGATCTTCGCCCAGGGTCCGATCGGGCTGTGCGCGACGGCCGGCGCGCGGCTGATGGGCGCGTCGCGGATCTTTGCCGTGGAGGCGGTGCCCGAGCGCGCGGCAATCTCTCACAAGATGGGCGCGGATCACGTCATCGACTTCAGCAAGGACGATCCGGTCGAGATGATCATGGAGCTGACCGATGGCCGCGGTGTCGACGTGTCGATCGAGGCACTTGGACGGCAGGAAACGTTCGAAGGCGCGCTCCGCGTCCTACGGCCGGGCGGCACCTTGTCATCGCTTGGAGTCTATTCGAGCGACCTCAAAATTCCGCTCGATGCCTTTGCCGCAGGGCTTGGCGACAATAAAATCATCACGACGCTTTGTCCCGGCGGGAAGGAACGGATGCGGCGCCTCCTCGCCATCGTGAAGGGCCGCCGTGTGGACACCTCCGCCCTTGTCACCCACCATTTCACGCTCGACGAAATCGAAGCGGCCTACGATCTTTTCGGCCACCAGCGCGATGGGGTGCTCAAGGTCGCGATCAAGCCCTGA